The following coding sequences lie in one Peromyscus maniculatus bairdii isolate BWxNUB_F1_BW_parent chromosome 3, HU_Pman_BW_mat_3.1, whole genome shotgun sequence genomic window:
- the Znf467 gene encoding zinc finger protein 467 has product MRETLEALNSLGFSVGQPEMAPQSEPRDGFNNTQGKMSSREESTLHSCSGHETPGQKEGIHTEQAEAPCMGSQACAPQKAEPVGSVPGEEWMIRKVKVEDEDQEAEEEVEWPQHLSFLPSPFPAPDLGHLAVAYKLEPGTPGALGGLSLSAWAPIPEKPYGCEECERRFRDQLTLRLHQRLHRGEGPCACPDCGRSFTQRTHMLLHQRSHRGERPFPCSECDKRFSKKAHLTRHLRTHTGERPYPCAECGKRFSQKIHLGSHQKTHTGERPFPCTECEKRFRKKTHLIRHQRIHTGERPYQCSQCTRSFTHKQHLVRHQRVHDAANRTRSSPDAPASPHSPAPSPPGPKPFACSHCGLSFGWKKNLATHQSLHLTEGRPFGCDECALGATVDPAATEPSACAPHAPDCGPGSGPAAPPRTSSGERSFFCPDCGRGFAHGQHLARHRRVHTGERPFACAQCGRRFGSRPNLVAHSRAHSGARPFACAQCGRRFSRKSHLGRHQAVHTGSRPHACAVCARCFSSKTNLVRHQAIHTGSRPFSCPQCAKSFSRKTHLVRHQRIHGEATLPAAASTLSTPAWPSSSEVVPPPIFF; this is encoded by the exons ATGAGAGAGACCCTGGAGGCCCTGAACTCCTTGG GATTCTCAGTGGGACAGCCAGAGATGGCTCCCCAAAGTGAGCCCAGGGATGGGTTCAATAATACCCAGGGGAAGATGTCATCTAGGGAAGAGAGCACACTGCACTCATGCTCAG GGCATGAGACCCCAGGCCAGAAAGAAGGCATCCACACAGAACAAGCTGAAGCTCCGTGCATGGGCAGCCAGGCCTGTGCCCCACAGAAGGCTGAGCCTGTGGGCTCTGTGCCAG GGGAGGAGTGGATGATTCGGAAGGTGAAGGTAGAGGATGAGgatcaagaggcagaggaagaggtggaATGGCCCCAgcatctctctttccttcccagtcCTTTTCCCGCTCCTGACTTGGGCCACCTAGCTGTTGCATACAAACTGGAGCCGGGGACTCCGGGGGCTCTAGGTGGGCTCTCATTGTCGGCTTGGGCCCCCATCCCCGAGAAGCCTTATGGCTGCGAGGAATGTGAGCGGCGTTTCCGGGATCAGCTAACTCTGCGGCTGCACCAGAGGTTGCACCGGGGCGAGGGTCCCTGCGCCTGCCCCGATTGTGGCCGCAGTTTCACGCAGCGCACCCATATGCTGCTGCACCAACGCAGCCACCGCGGAGAGCGTCCCTTCCCGTGCTCTGAGTGCGACAAGCGGTTCAGCAAGAAGGCCCACCTGACCCGCCACCTGCGCACGCACACCGGCGAGCGGCCCTACCCGTGCGCCGAGTGCGGCAAACGCTTCAGCCAGAAGATCCACCTGGGCTCGCACCAGAAGACCCACACCGGAGAGCGGCCCTTTCCCTGCACTGAATGCGAGAAGCGTTTCCGCAAGAAGACACACCTGATCCGCCACCAGCGCATCCATACGGGCGAGAGGCCTTATCAGTGTTCCCAGTGCACACGCAGCTTCACGCATAAGCAACACCTAGTGAGGCACCAGAGGGTGCACGATGCTGCTAACCGTACCCGGTCCTCTCCCGACGCTCCTGCTTCTCCCCATTCTCCTGCCCCGTCCCCTCCTGGGCCCAAGCCTTTCGCTTGTTCCCACTGTGGCCTGAGCTTTGGCTGGAAAAAGAACCTTGCTACGCACCAGAGTCTGCATCTCACCGAGGGTCGCCCTTTCGGGTGCGATGAGTGTGCACTGGGCGCCACCGTAGACCCCGCCGCCACCGAGCCCTCAGCCTGCGCTCCCCACGCTCCTGACTGTGGCCCGGGTTCGGGGCCCGCGGCGCCCCCGCGCACCAGCTCCGGTGAGCGCTCCTTCTTCTGCCCCGACTGCGGGCGCGGCTTCGCTCACGGGCAGCACCTGGCCCGGCACCGGCGCGTGCACACCGGCGAAAGACCCTTCGCCTGCGCGCAGTGTGGCCGCCGCTTCGGCTCGCGGCCCAATCTGGTCGCCCACTCTCGGGCTCACAGCGGCGCCAGACCTTTTGCCTGCGCGCAGTGTGGCCGCCGCTTCAGTCGTAAATCTCACTTAGGCCGCCATCAGGCCGTGCACACGGGCAGCCGCCCCCACGCTTGTGCGGTCTGCGCCCGCTGCTTCAGCTCCAAAACCAACCTGGTCCGCCACCAGGCAATCCATACGGGCTCCCGCCCCTTCTCCTGCCCGCAGTGCGCCAAGAGCTTCAGCCGCAAGACCCACCTTGTGCGGCACCAACGCATCCATGGCGAAGCGACCCTCCCAGCCGCAGCCTCGACCCTCTCGACTCCAGCCTGGCCCAGTTCCTCGGAGGTTGTGCCTCCTCCAATCTTCTTCTAA